The proteins below are encoded in one region of Micromonospora sp. DSM 45708:
- a CDS encoding carbonic anhydrase: MDMTGSPPRGWPLSPSFALARLRAGHHRFRVGAAPTPSTPAGAPVAAVLSCADPQPEAATVFGGADVFAVRAAGLSAGPSVRGSLEYAVGHLGVPLVVVLGHTACSLPHGSGPERVRATLAALRRHSPLLDQAVRSGRCGLHGMIWHDAERTLVEVRPGAPPPARRLGRLRPPNRAQARLP, encoded by the coding sequence ATGGACATGACCGGATCCCCGCCGCGGGGGTGGCCCCTCAGCCCGAGCTTCGCCCTCGCCCGGCTGCGCGCGGGACACCACCGTTTCCGGGTGGGGGCGGCGCCCACGCCGTCCACCCCGGCCGGAGCCCCGGTGGCGGCGGTCCTCTCCTGCGCCGATCCGCAGCCGGAAGCGGCGACGGTGTTCGGCGGCGCCGACGTGTTCGCGGTGCGCGCCGCCGGCCTGAGCGCCGGGCCCTCGGTGCGGGGCAGCCTGGAGTACGCGGTCGGCCACCTCGGCGTACCCCTGGTGGTGGTGCTCGGCCACACCGCCTGCTCGCTGCCGCACGGCAGCGGACCCGAGCGGGTGCGCGCCACCCTCGCCGCGCTGCGCCGGCACTCCCCCCTGCTCGATCAGGCGGTGCGGTCGGGCCGCTGCGGCCTGCACGGCATGATCTGGCACGACGCGGAGCGGACCCTCGTCGAGGTGCGCCCCGGCGCCCCGCCACCGGCCCGACGCCTCGGCCGCCTACGGCCACCGAACCGGGCGCAGGCCCGGCTGCCCTGA
- a CDS encoding M20/M25/M40 family metallo-hydrolase: protein MDPLLRAAGDRLTAYHDRLARLVALDSGSGQVDGLREVADLVQGWCLAAGLAVEREPVADPAGRPLGDVLTARRRGAGTRRILLAGHLDTVFPPGTAAARPFRVQDGRAYGPGVSDDKGGVLAGLAAVEVLASLDRHDYGELVLVCTPDEEIGSVGSRPLLRTLGAEADVALCLECARDNGDLVSARKGVADLAVTLRGRAAHAGIEPERGANALLAAARLTVALDQLNGRWPGVTVNVGALEAGGRPNVVADRARMLVDLRAWRTGEYEAALAEIRRLVAAPVVSGVHAELTVQAPTPPWEPDPAGRRLAELAAKVGAGLGVPVSHTATGGCADANLLAEAGATVLDGLGPVGGADHSPGEWLDLDSVVPRVALLAGLIDALGRSRA from the coding sequence ATGGACCCGTTGCTGCGCGCCGCCGGTGACCGGCTGACCGCCTACCACGACCGGCTCGCCCGACTGGTCGCGCTCGACTCCGGCTCCGGCCAGGTCGACGGTCTGCGGGAGGTCGCCGACCTGGTGCAGGGCTGGTGCCTCGCCGCCGGGCTGGCCGTGGAGCGGGAACCGGTCGCCGACCCGGCCGGCCGGCCGCTCGGCGACGTGCTGACCGCCCGCCGCCGGGGCGCCGGTACCCGCCGGATCCTGCTCGCCGGTCACCTGGACACCGTGTTCCCGCCCGGCACGGCCGCCGCCCGCCCGTTCCGGGTGCAGGACGGCCGGGCGTACGGGCCGGGGGTCAGCGACGACAAGGGCGGCGTGCTCGCCGGACTCGCCGCCGTCGAGGTGCTCGCTTCGCTGGACCGGCACGACTACGGCGAACTGGTGCTGGTCTGCACGCCGGACGAGGAGATCGGGTCGGTGGGCAGCCGGCCGTTGCTGCGTACCCTCGGGGCCGAGGCCGACGTGGCGCTCTGCCTGGAGTGTGCCCGCGACAACGGCGACCTGGTCTCCGCCCGCAAGGGCGTCGCCGACCTCGCGGTGACGCTGCGCGGGCGGGCCGCGCACGCCGGCATCGAACCGGAGCGGGGCGCCAACGCGCTGCTCGCCGCCGCCCGGCTGACCGTGGCGCTGGACCAGCTCAACGGCCGGTGGCCCGGGGTGACGGTGAACGTCGGCGCGTTGGAGGCCGGCGGCCGGCCCAACGTGGTCGCCGACCGGGCCCGGATGCTTGTCGACCTGCGCGCCTGGCGCACCGGCGAGTACGAGGCCGCGCTCGCCGAGATCCGCCGGCTGGTCGCCGCGCCGGTCGTGTCCGGGGTGCACGCCGAGCTGACCGTGCAGGCGCCCACCCCGCCGTGGGAGCCGGACCCGGCCGGGCGTCGGCTGGCCGAGCTGGCCGCGAAGGTGGGTGCCGGGCTCGGCGTGCCGGTGTCGCACACCGCGACCGGCGGCTGCGCCGACGCCAACCTGTTGGCCGAGGCCGGCGCGACGGTGCTCGACGGGCTCGGCCCGGTCGGCGGCGCCGATCACAGCCCGGGGGAGTGGCTCGACCTCGACTCGGTCGTCCCGCGGGTGGCGTTGCTGGCGGGCCTGATCGACGCGCTCGGCCGGTCGCGGGCGTAG